One window of the Sphaerochaeta associata genome contains the following:
- a CDS encoding ferritin family protein has protein sequence MDLFDIAIKLEQEGAQLYKELAKKAPTEGFATIFKMLADDEKKHESYFRALQGKSALVTVNSTVLEQAKQVFKAFDPENFTVTDGQIPAYEEALAVEKKSIDFYSEQLSSLEFEAEKKALSQIISEEKRHYAILEEMLKLVTRPHRWVEDAEFGVREEY, from the coding sequence ATGGATCTATTTGACATCGCAATCAAGCTCGAGCAGGAAGGTGCTCAACTGTATAAGGAATTAGCAAAGAAGGCTCCGACAGAGGGCTTTGCCACCATCTTCAAGATGCTCGCCGACGATGAGAAGAAACATGAAAGCTATTTTAGGGCACTGCAAGGAAAGAGTGCCTTGGTAACGGTCAATTCCACGGTTCTCGAACAGGCAAAACAGGTATTCAAGGCCTTCGACCCCGAAAACTTTACTGTGACCGACGGCCAGATTCCTGCCTATGAGGAAGCTTTGGCAGTAGAGAAGAAAAGCATCGACTTCTATTCAGAGCAATTGTCTTCTCTAGAATTCGAAGCGGAAAAGAAAGCCCTTTCTCAGATTATCTCCGAAGAAAAGCGTCACTATGCAATTCTTGAAGAGATGCTCAAGCTCGTCACCCGCCCCCATCGCTGGGTTGAGGATGCCGAGTTCGGAGTACGGGAAGAGTATTAA